ACTTCCCCCCCAGACGGCCGTATCCAGGAAAGTACGCCCAGTCGAAACATTCGATTGTATGAAGAAATgtctttgtttttcctttccgccAATCAACATAAAACACCTCTAGCTTTCCCTGCGGAATTCCCCCCCACCGTCACGTAATACAGAAGCTCGCACAATGTTTGCACAAAGTTTCTTATCAGTGCGGTTCTGGTGAACTGCGTCGTGGCGAAAGAAGAAATTGCCCGCCGCACGTTTCGGTTCGTGCCAAAAGGGAAAACCGGATGTTCTATTGCACGATGccctctctcactctctgtgTCAGTCAGAAGGGTAAGAATTCTGGATGTGAAAGCATCAGAACCTCCTAACATCAATGAAGAAATTGCGATATCTGCCACAAGCGGCAGATATTTTCTTGTCGGTTGGGCTTGTGTAGGCTAGTATGTAAAGGCCACACCAATTACACTCTTCATCTCGAGACCTGATCATGGCTGGCAATAACAATTACCGGTGAGTCGTACAAACCGCACAAAACCGATCGCTACACTACCCGAACCTACCCGGCCCGGTCCCCACGACGTACCGATCGGTGCAAACCTTCTGTGCCGCGCTGACTCGATAACCTTCGCCGTGGTGCTTAGATTGCGCTCTATGTCGAGGCTACCGGGGCATTTCTGTGGTGCTGTGTGCAAGCACAATCTCTCCCTCTATGTGCTGCAGCATATACGGCCCGCGTTCGTCAAATGCCACGGACGTGCGGTGCCACTAGCCAGAGAACCTAGCCGCTACCCGCAACCCGTCATCTGGTGGTGAAAATCTGTCGACGCATGACTTCATCGCGATCGGAAGTTGTCTCTCCAGTGCAGCGCGCCAGTTGTTGGCTGACTGTAGCGGCCTGCATCTTCCTTTGTGCACCTCCCATGAAAGAATGATCGGAGGGATGGTGAGGAAGCAGGAAGGAGAGATGGTGGCGGGCTTGAGATTATGGGCATGCGCCTGACGCCATGGTGGACCGTATGCGCTCAGTTTCCAGGGTCGGCCACACGGTTGGTAATACGATCGCCTTCAACGCCGCGCCAACAACCTGTCTAATCGAATGCCCGTTCTTGGGAGTTTCGCTTCAATTGGCGCGGAACCCTTGAGTGCACGCGTTTGGGACCTTCGGTTTCGGTGTGACGGGTGAAGGGTTATGCTTGGGGGCGGTTGCAGCAACCTGCAAGTAAGCTAGAATTAGACGAATAACAATCATGTACGATGGTACAGCGAATGTGTCGGCAAAGGTCTGTTCTGTGCGCACTGCTTAAGAGAGTTCCAAGAAGTTGGAATTGTACTTTACATCTTCTGATCCCTCTAAGCTTTAGCCAATAGTCGTCTGTGAATTACATCCAAAACGCGACTGAAACCTTAATACCGCGGGGAATGGAATTAGAAGAGATGAAAAAGTACATCTCAAGGTTGAACAATGCAGCGAGCGGGCTACTCGAAAAGTAGAGAGGAAGCTGAATCCAACAGTACCAACAGTAGTACCACGTGACCTCGTGGaaattacaaacacacacgcgggATTGTGACAACGATCCAATCGGGTGAGTTTGTCACATTTGTAAAACCATGCTCAACGAAGCTTGGGTGAAGTGTAGTTAGTTCCCTTGATCTCAGTTAAAGCATACAACGCAACTGCATAAACAAGCCGCTCTGGTTTAGAATGTATCTCGAAACACAAGACTCCAAGATTTCTTTAAGAATACTCCCATGCCCGCTACACCGAGAACAACGAGGTCAGGGGAATATATGAATGGTGCATTGGTTTATTGGCCCGGCTCCACAAATAGACGGTCGGTGTGCCGTCTGTAGGTCGTAAAGTTGAACGGACGGCGAGGCACGATCGTTCCAGAAAGTGTGTCAGCTCGGAACACCACATAAAGCTATCACGGGTCTCtttagcaacagcagcagcagctccaCATGTTGAGTGCAGTGAGGTTTTGGGGTTGTTCTGAAAAACAGCAATAACCCCGTGAAATGTTGCAAGTAGTTACTACACCCGAAGGTCAGCCGTGTGAAGGTGCCTGCATGTGATGTAAGCCCGTCCAGATGTATTCCGCTCAAGCGTTCCTTCACCGAGCCTAAGACCTTGGAGAATTCTAGTTTCCCACGCGGATGCTCTAGCATGTGAGCATGTTTGACGGTGCTCTTCACACAATATTCAAATCACTCCCTTGCTTCTGGTGTCTCTCCGAAAACGGATGCATTCCAACACTACTGGTTGTGTATATGCATTCCTAACTTCTTTATACGATCGTTCGGTTACGATCGTCAAGTGTGGTGCGTTTTTATGTTAATCAAAATGTCCTTGTGTAGCATGTTTGTAGTGCAGTTGCATACCGTAACCGTCACCGCAATCTAATCAACCAATCCCATGTCAGTTACGATACTGTGCGTTGCCTTTGAGGAGGATCTGCTTGATCGGGAAGTATGCTACAGCGTGCGAAGATCAAAGGACCGCCTGTCGGTGATGATTGGTTTCCATCGCTGAGCAGCTAATCGAAAGAGCCTTCACGAGTGGAAAAAGAGCGGGGGTGGTTATATGCATATCTGCAACAACACAGGTCTGTTAGCTGATGAACTGCTACCGTTGATTAATATCAGAGGGTTAACGGGCTGTGAAAAAATGAGGTCGTTGTAACTGAAGTGGATTATTGGATATAAGAATTTGCTGATTCCTGATTATTTCAAActtacaaaaaatatgataataaGCCCTTAGACACCTGCAAGGTGTGACCGCATTACGCTCATATAtcaacataaataaaacgaagCGTCTGAAActaattacaatttatttccttttctatTCTGCTACTTTTTAGATTAAACAGGCGAAGTATGCACGTTATGGAAGACAATGACGATGCGCGTGCGGTGTCTACGGATTGTAAAGCAATCAAATTAACGACCGATTTACATTCTGCGTTCGCCACGCCCAAACAGACGGGGCGCGAGGATATACTTTTCAAAGCGCAAGAGAAAAACAGCCACGTTTCCACTTCGACGGataagcaaaacgaaaccaaagaTAACGGCATTACCGTTGACGGAGACAAGGGCGATCCGAAGGTACTGCCGAAACAACCAGCAAGTGATACGGCagaagtagcagcagcaacggttGAAAACCCTACCGACACTATATCCAGCACGACCTCATCCAATTCGGACGACAAGATGCCGACAGCAACGGCGGTCGAGGTGTCGGAAAAGATAGCCGATTCGAGCGATGATGCCGTGTCGGTGCTATCTTCTTCAACCTCGGCAAAGAAATCGGTTACCGCGATCACGCCAACAGTGAACAGTTCCGCAAGTACGGAAGCGGCTGAACAAAAGGCACGTGCTACGGAAGGGACCACAACCGACACGGCGTCCAAGGCTAGCGAAGTTGCTAGTGATGCATCGTCTACTAAAGAAAATTCTATTATGATTGACTTAGATAAGCAGGAAAGCAACGCTACTGTTACTGTAGTACCAAAAAGCCAAAAGGGAGAGGTTTCCAACGAGACGAAGCGAATCAGTCCCTCTCCAACGGCCATTGCCGAGCCTACGGCAGATGATGTGATGGAAGGGATCGATGATTTCATGGAACATACCGGCAGTGAAGAGGATGAGGAAAAGCAACAAGCGAAGGAGTTCAACGACGATCTTACATTCCAGATGGACGTTGATTCATCCGTCGAAAACAGCTCATCGATCTCGAACAAAGAGAAGCGCGAGGAAAGTGCCATTGACTTAACATCCACCAGCGAACATTCGAAGGAAAAAGGCGACGAATCATCGTCCTCCGAGGCGCATCCAGTTACTAGTATTGCGAAAGAATCATCCACCACATCGGTAACTGTGACTTCAGCGAAGGAAGCACGCGTGGATATGCACGATAAAACCGTTGTCACATCTACACCCGTTACCAATCAGAAAAAAGGTCAGCAGAAACGAGCGGACCGTGAGCAGGAAGCTGCATCTTCTTCGTTGGAGGTGAAGCAAGAGCACGAAGAAGAAAGTGATGCGAATGAGGCACAAAATCTGTCCAAACAGAAACCTTCTGATGCGCGTGGTGAAGGTAACAGTGCAGCTTCCGCGCAGAAAGCAGTACAATCGGATACACTCGCTTATCCATCCGCCAGCCGAAAGCGTAGACGTTCCGTGGAGATCGAGGCAGATCGACAGGTGAGTGCGGGCAGAAGCGAACCCGATGCTGAAGAACCAATCGAACCAGCGAAGAAGCTAAAGCTAGAAGTTGAAGCCAACTATCAAACACATGAAAGGGTCGTGAACGATTACATCGAAACGACACAAAACACCTCGGTGAACGAGATACAAAGTCATACGGATGCGCTGGTGAAGGAAATCCAGGCGCTCAATGATATGATCCGTGAAACGGAGATCAAGTGGAACAATTTGCTGCATCTGAAGAAGGTGAAGGAGGAGATTTTGTTGCGGCTAAATCGCCGAAAGCACGTGATCGGTATAATGGACACACAGTTGGGTGAGGTGTCGGTGTACAGCCATATCGATTCATCGAACCTAAGCAGTCAGCACCATCACCAGCAGAGTGGACGATCATCGTCCGTTGGGCCGCgtccaccaacaccaccgccGGAAGTCGAAATTCGTCCGGCTTCCGTGACGAACTCGATGCACTATGGCTTTCATGCTTCGAATAGCGGTGGTAATAGTACCACAAACGGTGGTGATAAGTCAGGTATCCACTTCGGTAACCACTCCCGGATCTCTAAccgacgcagtagcagcaacagcgtccaaacaaacgcaaacactTCCAGCAAGGCGCGCAACGCGAAGGACACGAACAGCTTCGTGTCGCagttcaacagcagcaacaatgcCGTCACGATGGTACCACTGCCAAACACGACTTCCATGATATTGAATGCGCGTGCCAGCATGAACGCGGTCGAGGTGGCGAAGGAAAAGTCCGCTGCGGTACAGATCCAGCGGCAGATTCTTTCCAAACCGATTCTCAGCAACCATCAGCAGATACTGAACAATCTAGCCATGTCGGCCGGCTTGACAGGATCGTCCGGTACAGCAAGCGGATCGAACAATTCCAGCACGGTAGGTGGCAGTTTAGATGCAATGGTTCAAGCGCAGCTGCAGGCTGCACTGTTTGCTAATACTAACCTACTTGCCGGTATTACATCGCAGGCACTACTGAACGGCCATCACAATCCTGGCGGGTCGAACTCGATTGCAGCGAACCAGCAGCAGCTCCAGATCGGTCGGCAGGGTATGCGTAAGGATGTGAGCAGTATTATTGCGGACTACCGGCAGAAGCATCCGGAGTATGTACCGCGGCGCGGACGTCGGTTGAAGAATGTCGGTGGCAACAGTGCCAGCAACAACGGTACTTCGACCGGCAATAATATCGGATCGTACGGGGAAGGTGGTGCCATTAGTTTGACCGCGCTGTCTGGTGGAAAATCACCGGCAAATGTGCGTCCCAACTCGACGGATAGTGTAGCGAACCGTATATCGGAACTCCTGGCAGCCGCCGAGGTATGTATTGTATTTATGTTGCATTAGATTCATGTTTCATTGGTGGAAGAATGGCAGATATGTTGTGTgttcaaaagaagaagaaaaaagcacgcTGGGGACAGACAACGCACAACGTACATTCAGACTCATCTTTGGCAAACTGGTATATAATACAAGTGCACCTAATACTTTTCGGGTAATATCTGTAAGAACTTAATTACTAATCCTAATGGCACGATCACTCACAACAACCGTCTTGTACTGAATTTGAAGTTCTCAATCTCGAGAGTGTTCGATGAACACAGATTTTACAAACTTTCttagaaaatttattacacttttacaATAACTTTACTATACTTTGTACGGTTTTAATGGTTGCACATCTTCTCATTTAATGTTGCCCATCACCCATCACTCATCAATCTCATTGTCCTGGTATTCGCCAATTCCTATCGGCAAATCAATCGGCTCTTACCATGCCCTTCTGTTTTCCGCGCTCTTCGCGCCTCCACAGACTTCGCGTCCCTCCAGCAATGATTCGAG
The DNA window shown above is from Anopheles funestus chromosome 3RL, idAnoFuneDA-416_04, whole genome shotgun sequence and carries:
- the LOC125767387 gene encoding serine-rich adhesin for platelets-like isoform X1 — translated: MDALPIGEEQPEEKEKYPQPDVENCSAAETVASTECTDSRKEATGMDVSNTTGAKDEEKENTVPQGREAEEAKTSETTYGEDPVDEQIVELNSSPEKSVTDQTKEDALKHPELEVFSIEDEEEDEEEDMDDDDEEEEYDEMDEDYEVYVEEKESANPNNSMDDDASKLDISTDEYTDEEAEEDTPEKMETKPSSTPLRKTSSSDLEQDEEEDDDVQIISYDEEIEEDDEEEIEEEEDDDESDPDEEENDGPKRHSAKWKSDSGGSGRSTGTVKRIVKYRSYKQKQLVSIRKRAIRILNRRSMHVMEDNDDARAVSTDCKAIKLTTDLHSAFATPKQTGREDILFKAQEKNSHVSTSTDKQNETKDNGITVDGDKGDPKVLPKQPASDTAEVAAATVENPTDTISSTTSSNSDDKMPTATAVEVSEKIADSSDDAVSVLSSSTSAKKSVTAITPTVNSSASTEAAEQKARATEGTTTDTASKASEVASDASSTKENSIMIDLDKQESNATVTVVPKSQKGEVSNETKRISPSPTAIAEPTADDVMEGIDDFMEHTGSEEDEEKQQAKEFNDDLTFQMDVDSSVENSSSISNKEKREESAIDLTSTSEHSKEKGDESSSSEAHPVTSIAKESSTTSVTVTSAKEARVDMHDKTVVTSTPVTNQKKGQQKRADREQEAASSSLEVKQEHEEESDANEAQNLSKQKPSDARGEGNSAASAQKAVQSDTLAYPSASRKRRRSVEIEADRQVSAGRSEPDAEEPIEPAKKLKLEVEANYQTHERVVNDYIETTQNTSVNEIQSHTDALVKEIQALNDMIRETEIKWNNLLHLKKVKEEILLRLNRRKHVIGIMDTQLGEVSVYSHIDSSNLSSQHHHQQSGRSSSVGPRPPTPPPEVEIRPASVTNSMHYGFHASNSGGNSTTNGGDKSGIHFGNHSRISNRRSSSNSVQTNANTSSKARNAKDTNSFVSQFNSSNNAVTMVPLPNTTSMILNARASMNAVEVAKEKSAAVQIQRQILSKPILSNHQQILNNLAMSAGLTGSSGTASGSNNSSTALLNGHHNPGGSNSIAANQQQLQIGRQGMRKDVSSIIADYRQKHPEYVPRRGRRLKNVGGNSASNNGTSTGNNIGSYGEGGAISLTALSGGKSPANVRPNSTDSVANRISELLAAAETSRPSSNDSSQSSSNLLSSLMSASGAANSSQQFFKDVLAQFAKMSQNEQSLLSNLQLLSSNATSGATNTVSSPQQSPQQHQPHHQAGSLHQQQSSLLSKASLPEVTLHPVMNSTAHSEVMGGNVSHGNGSLTGANLSAVNSSTNSLLHGILTKSANRPGQTTSAAAAAAAAVGNFNTFSPTLARLLTVPERMNSQSSSTVTSGALANLQTNSLTGGLNLSKNINEISITPVVGSNFQQTFLTQQQQQQTLQRLREQQLYNLDDEADDSADRLVIDEGDDMGQRDSSALHGGGKRRGAEINENEVPQCQGCKKQEAKFVCAGCGNQWYCSRACQVNAWDDHSEVCSG
- the LOC125767387 gene encoding serine-rich adhesin for platelets-like isoform X2; translation: MDALPIGEEQPEEKEKYPQPDVENCSAAETVASTECTDSRKEATGMDVSNTTGAKDEEKENTVPQGREAEEAKTSETTYGEDPVDEQIVELNSSPEKSVTDQTKEDALKHPELEVFSIEDEEEDEEEDMDDDDEEEEYDEMDEDYEVYVEEKESANPNNSMDDDASKLDISTDEYTDEEAEEDTPEKMETKPSSTPLRKTSSSDLEQDEEEDDDVQIISYDEEIEEDDEEEIEEEEDDDESDPDEEENDGPKRHSAKWKSDSGGSGRSTGTVKRIVKYRSYKQKQLVSIRKRAIRILNRRSMHVMEDNDDARAVSTDCKAIKLTTDLHSAFATPKQTGREDILFKAQEKNSHVSTSTDKQNETKDNGITVDGDKGDPKVLPKQPASDTAEVAAATVENPTDTISSTTSSNSDDKMPTATAVEVSEKIADSSDDAVSVLSSSTSAKKSVTAITPTVNSSASTEAAEQKARATEGTTTDTASKASEVASDASSTKENSIMIDLDKQESNATVTVVPKSQKGEVSNETKRISPSPTAIAEPTADDVMEGIDDFMEHTGSEEDEEKQQAKEFNDDLTFQMDVDSSVENSSSISNKEKREESAIDLTSTSEHSKEKGDESSSSEAHPVTSIAKESSTTSVTVTSAKEARVDMHDKTVVTSTPVTNQKKGQQKRADREQEAASSSLEVKQEHEEESDANEAQNLSKQKPSDARGEGNSAASAQKAVQSDTLAYPSASRKRRRSVEIEADRQVSAGRSEPDAEEPIEPAKKLKLEVEANYQTHERVVNDYIETTQNTSVNEIQSHTDALVKEIQALNDMIRETEIKWNNLLHLKKVKEEILLRLNRRKHVIGIMDTQLGEVSVYSHIDSSNLSSQHHHQQSGRSSSVGPRPPTPPPEVEIRPASVTNSMHYGFHASNSGGNSTTNGGDKSGIHFGNHSRISNRRSSSNSVQTNANTSSKARNAKDTNSFVSQFNSSNNAVTMVPLPNTTSMILNARASMNAVEVAKEKSAAVQIQRQILSKPILSNHQQILNNLAMSAGLTGSSGTASGSNNSSTALLNGHHNPGGSNSIAANQQQLQIGRQGMRKDVSSIIADYRQKHPEYVPRRGRRLKNVGGNSASNNGTSTGNNIGSYGEGGAISLTALSGGKSPANVRPNSTDSVANRISELLAAAEQSPQQHQPHHQAGSLHQQQSSLLSKASLPEVTLHPVMNSTAHSEVMGGNVSHGNGSLTGANLSAVNSSTNSLLHGILTKSANRPGQTTSAAAAAAAAVGNFNTFSPTLARLLTVPERMNSQSSSTVTSGALANLQTNSLTGGLNLSKNINEISITPVVGSNFQQTFLTQQQQQQTLQRLREQQLYNLDDEADDSADRLVIDEGDDMGQRDSSALHGGGKRRGAEINENEVPQCQGCKKQEAKFVCAGCGNQWYCSRACQVNAWDDHSEVCSG
- the LOC125767387 gene encoding serine-rich adhesin for platelets-like isoform X4 — its product is MHVMEDNDDARAVSTDCKAIKLTTDLHSAFATPKQTGREDILFKAQEKNSHVSTSTDKQNETKDNGITVDGDKGDPKVLPKQPASDTAEVAAATVENPTDTISSTTSSNSDDKMPTATAVEVSEKIADSSDDAVSVLSSSTSAKKSVTAITPTVNSSASTEAAEQKARATEGTTTDTASKASEVASDASSTKENSIMIDLDKQESNATVTVVPKSQKGEVSNETKRISPSPTAIAEPTADDVMEGIDDFMEHTGSEEDEEKQQAKEFNDDLTFQMDVDSSVENSSSISNKEKREESAIDLTSTSEHSKEKGDESSSSEAHPVTSIAKESSTTSVTVTSAKEARVDMHDKTVVTSTPVTNQKKGQQKRADREQEAASSSLEVKQEHEEESDANEAQNLSKQKPSDARGEGNSAASAQKAVQSDTLAYPSASRKRRRSVEIEADRQVSAGRSEPDAEEPIEPAKKLKLEVEANYQTHERVVNDYIETTQNTSVNEIQSHTDALVKEIQALNDMIRETEIKWNNLLHLKKVKEEILLRLNRRKHVIGIMDTQLGEVSVYSHIDSSNLSSQHHHQQSGRSSSVGPRPPTPPPEVEIRPASVTNSMHYGFHASNSGGNSTTNGGDKSGIHFGNHSRISNRRSSSNSVQTNANTSSKARNAKDTNSFVSQFNSSNNAVTMVPLPNTTSMILNARASMNAVEVAKEKSAAVQIQRQILSKPILSNHQQILNNLAMSAGLTGSSGTASGSNNSSTALLNGHHNPGGSNSIAANQQQLQIGRQGMRKDVSSIIADYRQKHPEYVPRRGRRLKNVGGNSASNNGTSTGNNIGSYGEGGAISLTALSGGKSPANVRPNSTDSVANRISELLAAAETSRPSSNDSSQSSSNLLSSLMSASGAANSSQQFFKDVLAQFAKMSQNEQSLLSNLQLLSSNATSGATNTVSSPQQSPQQHQPHHQAGSLHQQQSSLLSKASLPEVTLHPVMNSTAHSEVMGGNVSHGNGSLTGANLSAVNSSTNSLLHGILTKSANRPGQTTSAAAAAAAAVGNFNTFSPTLARLLTVPERMNSQSSSTVTSGALANLQTNSLTGGLNLSKNINEISITPVVGSNFQQTFLTQQQQQQTLQRLREQQLYNLDDEADDSADRLVIDEGDDMGQRDSSALHGGGKRRGAEINENEVPQCQGCKKQEAKFVCAGCGNQWYCSRACQVNAWDDHSEVCSG
- the LOC125767387 gene encoding serine-rich adhesin for platelets-like isoform X3, translating into MDALPIGEEQPEEKEKYPQPDVENCSAAETVASTECTDSRKEATGMDVSNTTGAKDEEKENTVPQGREAEEAKTSETTYGEDPVDEQIVELNSSPEKSVTDQTKEDALKHPELEVFSIEDEEEDEEEDMDDDDEEEEYDEMDEDYEVYVEEKESANPNNSMDDDASKLDISTDEYTDEEAEEDTPEKMETKPSSTPLRKTSSSDLEQDEEEDDDVQIISYDEEIEEDDEEEIEEEEDDDESDPDEEENDGPKRHSAKWKSDSGGSGRSTGTVKRIVKYRSYKQKQLVSIRKRAIRILNRRSMHVMEDNDDARAVSTDCKAIKLTTDLHSAFATPKQTGREDILFKAQEKNSHVSTSTDKQNETKDNGITVDGDKGDPKVLPKQPASDTAEVAAATVENPTDTISSTTSSNSDDKMPTATAVEVSEKIADSSDDAVSVLSSSTSAKKSVTAITPTVNSSASTEAAEQKARATEGTTTDTASKASEVASDASSTKENSIMIDLDKQESNATVTVVPKSQKGEVSNETKRISPSPTAIAEPTADDVMEGIDDFMEHTGSEEDEEKQQAKEFNDDLTFQMDVDSSVENSSSISNKEKREESAIDLTSTSEHSKEKGDESSSSEAHPVTSIAKESSTTSVTVTSAKEARVDMHDKTVVTSTPVTNQKKGQQKRADREQEAASSSLEVKQEHEEESDANEAQNLSKQKPSDARGEGNSAASAQKAVQSDTLAYPSASRKRRRSVEIEADRQVSAGRSEPDAEEPIEPAKKLKLEVEANYQTHERVVNDYIETTQNTSVNEIQSHTDALVKEIQALNDMIRETEIKWNNLLHLKKVKEEILLRLNRRKHVIGIMDTQLGEVSVYSHIDSSNLSSQHHHQQSGRSSSVGPRPPTPPPEVEIRPASVTNSMHYGFHASNSGGNSTTNGGDKSGIHFGNHSRISNRRSSSNSVQTNANTSSKARNAKDTNSFVSQFNSSNNAVTMVPLPNTTSMILNARASMNAVEVAKEKSAAVQIQRQILSKPILSNHQQILNNLAMSAGLTGSSGTASGSNNSSTALLNGHHNPGGSNSIAANQQQLQIGRQGMRKDVSSIIADYRQKHPEYVPRRGRRLKNVGGNSASNNGTSTGNNIGSYGEGGAISLTALSGGKSPANVRPNSTDSVANRISELLAAAESPQQHQPHHQAGSLHQQQSSLLSKASLPEVTLHPVMNSTAHSEVMGGNVSHGNGSLTGANLSAVNSSTNSLLHGILTKSANRPGQTTSAAAAAAAAVGNFNTFSPTLARLLTVPERMNSQSSSTVTSGALANLQTNSLTGGLNLSKNINEISITPVVGSNFQQTFLTQQQQQQTLQRLREQQLYNLDDEADDSADRLVIDEGDDMGQRDSSALHGGGKRRGAEINENEVPQCQGCKKQEAKFVCAGCGNQWYCSRACQVNAWDDHSEVCSG